The DNA sequence ACCTGAACACAGTatccaggtggggtctcatgagaGCAGAGTCAATGACACACACGCTTTTACATTCGAGATCATTTCACATcggctttttaaaataacatttcccaCTTTATTTCGGACTTTCACGCTACCGGAGCAAATGACGAAGAAGTGAActcttttctttacatttcagTAGTGCTACACTTTTAGCTTCACCGCCGAGGGTGGGAAGCAGCAACAGTTTACGGAGCTGCAGCACCAACCTGGGCCAGGGCTGTGGGCTGCGAAGCACATGCACCCCCCGTTTCTTCAGACAGGCTGGGAGCGGGGGGCTCTCCCTCCGCCACCTTCCCATCCTCTCCAGAGATGCTCTCCGCCGCCTGGAACAGCTCCTCCGTGAGGGCAGCGATGCGGGACGGCGCCtcttccctcagcagctcctgcaccagCGCTGTAAGACAGGAGGACAGCGGGTCGCGCCGCACGGCCCAGCATCAGCCGCCAGGGGCGGCGCTTACCGGGAAGGGAGAGCCCACGACCCGCGGCACCTCGCACGACCCGCGGCCCCGCCATGGCCCCTCAGAGGCGGCAGCGCCCCCGCACTGCGCGTGCGCGCCCCAGCCCAGCGCTCCCGGCGGGCTCCCGCGCCGCCGATTGGCTGCCCGGCGGCTTCGCCCCGCCCCCGGccgagcggcggcggccgcggccaaTGGCGCGCGCGGCGCGGCGCCGGGGCGGTGCCTCCGCTCGCCGCGTCCGGCGCGCGGCCGTTCTGGAAGGATcgcggcggcgcggcccgggcGGGCGCGATGTCGGGGCTGCTGCACACCACGCTCAGCGGGCTCAACAGCGACTCGTACTGCGAGATCAGCCAGTACCGCGACCAGCACTTCCGGGTGCGCCCGGCGCGGCGGGtggcggggcccggcccgggcggGGAGGGCTGAGGCCGGGGCGAGGCCGTGCGAGAAACCGGGCAGCGGGAGGGCACGGGGCGGTAGGAGCGGGGCGGCGAGCGCGCTGAGCCCGCGGCATGCGCCTCTGTGCCCGCAGGGtagcaggcagctgcaggagaaatCGCTGAAGATTTCCTCCACGCTGTACGTCGGCAATCTGTCCTTCTACACCACCGAGGAGCAGATCCAGGAGCTCTTCTCCAAGTGCGGCGATGTCAAGAGGATTGTCATGGGTCTGGACAAGATCAAGAAAACCCCCTGTGGCTTCTGCTTCGTAGAGTATCCTTTCTGGTTCCCCTTTGTCAGCGCGGATGTGGCTGGCACCTGTGGTTCCTCTGCACTGCAGGTGTGTCTGTACTGCTGCTGGAAAGGTGATAGCCAGGCGCTTCCAACCAGGCACATCCCGTCCATCCCTGCACCTTCCTCACTGCACCCTGCCTGTGTAGTGGTGACAAGTGCCACCAGGGCTGTAGTGTCTGGAGGTGGCAGAGAGCCCCTTTAATTCGTTAATTTCCGTAATGGTTTTAGGGCCAGAATGAGCGCTGTTACAGTCAGCAGTCTGACATCTCCCATGTCCAGAGCACATGTTTACTTTCTCATCTCAGCTGCGCACCTGAAGGAAGTAGCTGGATAAGGCGTGGGGGCGTTTTCAAGCAGAGGGTACATGCTTATACAGGTTGTGCCAGGAGCTGT is a window from the Vidua macroura isolate BioBank_ID:100142 chromosome 14, ASM2450914v1, whole genome shotgun sequence genome containing:
- the LOC128814569 gene encoding nuclear cap-binding protein subunit 2 isoform X2 — translated: MSGLLHTTLSGLNSDSYCEISQYRDQHFRGSRQLQEKSLKISSTLYVGNLSFYTTEEQIQELFSKCGDVKRIVMGLDKIKKTPCGFCFVEYYTRADAEHAMRFINGTRLDDRIIRTDWDAGFKEGRQYGRGKTGGQVRDEYRTDYDVGRGGFGKIIQMQKANHQPAIY
- the LOC128814569 gene encoding nuclear cap-binding protein subunit 2 isoform X1, which translates into the protein MSGLLHTTLSGLNSDSYCEISQYRDQHFRGSRQLQEKSLKISSTLYVGNLSFYTTEEQIQELFSKCGDVKRIVMGLDKIKKTPCGFCFVEYPFWFPFVSADVAGTCGSSALQKAHLVVLTECPRYYTRADAEHAMRFINGTRLDDRIIRTDWDAGFKEGRQYGRGKTGGQVRDEYRTDYDVGRGGFGKIIQMQKANHQPAIY